A window of the Arachis duranensis cultivar V14167 chromosome 5, aradu.V14167.gnm2.J7QH, whole genome shotgun sequence genome harbors these coding sequences:
- the LOC107487793 gene encoding uncharacterized protein LOC107487793 has product MVDVDRRMTGLNPGHIAGLRRLSARAASVPTTSAPSSLPVRNGLLSFSSLVDKVINHLRNSGIQVQSGLSDAEFARAEAEFGFAFPPDLRAVLASGLPVGPGFPDWRSAGARLHLRASLDLPIAAISFQIARNALWSKSWGPRPTEPEKALRVARNALKRAPLLIPIFNHCYIPCNPSLAGNPIFYVDENRIFCCGLDLSDFFERESLFRSSESDPQVLKKQRSVSEKSAGSSTVFSRRSLDAGGRTPRWVEFWTEAATDRRRRNSSSSASSSPERFFEMPGRSKVPGWVEEYIGQIGSVLKAGGWSESDVSEMVQVSASGFFEGEMVVLDNQALFDALLLKADRFSDSLRKAGWSSEEVSEALGFDFRPEKERKLPKKLSPQLVERIGKLAQSVSHS; this is encoded by the coding sequence ATGGTGGACGTGGACCGGAGGATGACCGGTCTAAACCCGGGCCACATAGCGGGCTTGCGTCGCCTATCGGCCCGGGCCGCATCCGTTCCAACCACTTCCGCACCGTCCTCGCTCCCTGTAAGAAACGGCCTCCTTTCATTTTCTTCGCTCGTCGATAAAGTCATAAACCATCTCCGCAACTCGGGCATTCAGGTCCAATCGGGTCTCTCCGACGCTGAGTTCGCACGCGCCGAGGCCGAGTTCGGTTTCGCTTTCCCGCCGGACCTCCGTGCCGTACTCGCCTCCGGACTTCCCGTGGGCCCTGGCTTCCCCGATTGGCGCTCCGCTGGTGCTCGCCTCCACCTTCGTGCCTCTCTCGACCTCCCTATCGCGGCAATTTCGTTCCAGATCGCGAGGAACGCTCTCTGGTCCAAGTCTTGGGGCCCAAGGCCAACGGAACCGGAGAAGGCTCTCCGCGTGGCGAGGAACGCGCTGAAGAGAGCGCCGCTTCTGATTCCGATATTTAACCATTGCTACATTCCCTGCAACCCTTCCCTCGCGGGGAACCCTATCTTCTACGTGGACGAGAATCGGATCTTCTGCTGCGGCTTGGATCTCTCGGATTTTTTCGAGCGAGAGAGCTTGTTTCGGAGCTCCGAATCGGATCCTCAGGTGTTGAAGAAGCAGAGATCCGTCAGCGAGAAATCCGCAGGCTCTTCCACGGTTTTCTCGCGGCGGAGTCTGGACGCCGGCGGCAGGACGCCACGGTGGGTGGAGTTCTGGACGGAGGCTGCGACGGATCGCCGGAGGAGGAACTCATCGTCGTCAGCTTCATCTTCGCCAGAGAGATTCTTCGAGATGCCTGGAAGGTCAAAAGTACCGGGTTGGGTGGAGGAGTACATAGGGCAAATCGGGTCGGTTTTGAAAGCGGGTGGGTGGAGCGAATCAGATGTATCAGAAATGGTGCAGGTTTCGGCGTCGGGTTTCTTCGAAGGGGAGATGGTGGTTTTGGATAACCAAGCGCTATTCGATGCTCTGCTCTTGAAAGCGGATCGGTTCTCGGACTCGCTCCGGAAAGCAGGATGGAGCTCCGAAGAGGTTTCCGAAGCGTTGGGATTTGATTTCCGACCGGAGAAGGAGCGGAAACTGCCTAAGAAGCTTTCCCCGCAGCTCGTCGAGAGAATCGGGAAACTTGCACAGTCAGTTTCCCACTCGTGA